One Dromiciops gliroides isolate mDroGli1 chromosome 3, mDroGli1.pri, whole genome shotgun sequence DNA segment encodes these proteins:
- the LOC122751483 gene encoding olfactory receptor 2AJ1-like translates to MWAEKNETFTRDFILLGLLHPNQYGFLFLTLIFIIFMVAIMGNTALILLIRLDIQLHTPMYFLLSHLSFMDILHISNIVPKMVINFISGRKSIPFAGCGFQIFLSLIFLGAECLLLTAMSYDRYVAICRPLHYPILMNHRISVLMAAGCWLVGTINSTIHTTYVLHLPFCGTRAIDHFFCEVPAMLKLSCVDTSHYEGGVYVSAVFFLLIPFSIILASYGQILHTVLHIKSVEAQKKAFSTCSSHLVVVVMYYGPFIFTYMRPKSYHTPGQDKVLAILYTILTPMLNPIIYSLRNKDVLCALKKVLGKTLLHRN, encoded by the coding sequence ATGTGGGCAGAAAAGAATGAGACTTTCACTAGAGACTTCATCCTGTTAGGATTATTGCATCCAAACCAGTATGGATTTCTATTCTTAAcacttattttcatcatttttatggtgGCAATAATGGGGAACACAGCCTTGATTCTCCTTATCCGCCTTGACATTCAGCTCCACACTCCAATGTACTTCCTTCTCAGCCACCTCTCCTTCATGGATATCTTGCACATCTCCAACATCGTTCCCAAGATGGTCATTAACTTCATATCTGGCAGAAAGTCCATCCCATTTGCAGGTTGTGGATTCCAGATCTTCCTCTCCCTCATCTTTTTGGGTGCAGAATGTCTTCTTCTCACAGCCATGTCCTATGATCGCTATGTGGCCATCTGCAGGCCACTACATTATCCCATCCTCATGAACCATCGCATCAGTGTCCTCATGGCTGCTGGGTGCTGGCTTGTGGGAACCATCAACTCTACAATTCACACAACTTATGTACTGCACCTCCCCTTTTGTGGCACAAGGGCCATTGACCACTTTTTCTGTGAAGTCCCAGCCATGTTGAAACTCTCTTGTGTTGACACATCACATTATGAAGGAGGAGTCTATGTGAGTGCTGTGTTCTTCCTCTTAATTCCCTTTTCCATCATTCTTGCCTCTTATGGTCAGATTCTCCATACTGTGCTTCACATTAAATCTGTGGAAGCCCAGAAAAAAGCCTTCTCCACTTGTTCCTCCCACCTAGTTGTGGTTGTCATGTACTATGGGCCATTTATCTTTACATATATGAGGCCAAAGTCCTATCATACTCCAGGTCAGGACAAGGTCTTGGCCATCTTATATACCATTCTCACTCCCATGCTCAATCCTATTATCTACAGCCTCAGAAATAAAGATGTCTTATGTGCCCTGAAGAAGGTTTTAGGAAAGACACTTCTACATAGAAATTAA